Sequence from the Vibrio alfacsensis genome:
CAGCAGCACGAAGCGCAGCCACAACAAACATACAATCAGTTAGAACAAGCGCTTAGCGAGGTGAAAGATACTAGCCATGCTGAGCGCATCTTGCCTTTAATGCTTCACACCGCCATAGGTCATTTACACGATTCAAATCTATTTCTTTTGAGTTTAGATAAGCTCGAAAATGGTGTTGCAACGCAATGTCTTGCGCGTAAACGAGCTAAATCGGTAGCACAGTACTTTGTTGATCAAAATATGGATCATATTGCTGATCTAGGTGATGTCGATCAGCGTAGGGTATTTGCCCAAATTGCCAACGAGCTGTCGGCAGTAAACGAGCTAGAGCAAGCTAGTTTATGGTTAGCGAATGCAGCGGATGGTATCGATTCAAGCACGGTTGCTGAGCCGTTAGCGCGTTCAATTGCGATTACGGGTAACAACCTTGCTTGTCAATATGAAGAGCTTGAAACGCGCTCCGAGGCGCAAGTAGAACATATGCTAGAGGCCGCGACATTGGCACTTGAATATTGGAAAGTCGCTGGGGGGTGGATGCAAGAAGAGCGCGCAGAATATCGACTAGCCATGAGCCTACTTAAAGCGGGTAACCCACAGCAGGCCAAAGTGCATGCTGATTGCTGTGAGGCAATTTGTCGACAAAATGGTGAAGACGCCTTTGAACTCTTCTACGCTCATGATTTATTAATGCTGGTGCACTATCACTTAAGCCAAGTGAGTAAGCAAACACTGACGGCAAATGACCAGAAATATTGTGAGAACTCGTCATTGGCGTAATCTTTTCGCTAGCGAGCTAGAACAAACACAGAGCCCCGAGTTAATAGCTCGGGGCTTTGTGTTTTTAGGTTTGATTCAACGAGATTAAACAGCCTGTGGCTTCGGCTGATAGCGCCCAGGTTTGTGGTTCATCGCTAATATTAAGTTGGTCGCGATCGCACCAAGTACGGACAGTGCAATTAAGTAAACATCTACTATAAACAGTGACATGACCACGATAGTGCAATCGAGCCCCATTTGTACTTTTCCTGCTCGGATGCCAAAGCGTTCTTGGAGGTAGAGTGCCAAGATATTGAATCCACCCAAACTCATCTTATGGCGGAATATGACGAGCATGCCCATGCCAATCAGTCCGCCACCAAGTAGGGCGGCATACACTGGTTCAATACGAGAAATCTCAATCACATGGTGTAGGTGGTCCACCGCAAAAGAAACGATCGAAACGGCGATAAAAGTGTTGATGGTAAAGCGCCAATCCATGCGCATTACAGACAGAATGTAGAAAGGTAGGTTCAGTGCGAAGAACACCTGACCAAAACTGAAATCGCTGATTTTGGTGAGGAAGATTGCCAACCCCGCTGTACCGCCAGTAAGTAGTCCCACCTTGTTGAAGAAGATAACCCCAAGTGACACCAACGCGCTACCGAGCGTCAGCGCTAAGAGGTTCTCTCTAAGGCTATGATCTTTATCCATAAAGTATTTTCCTTGGTTTTAAAAACGTGTTAGCTGCGAGCACGCAACCAAAACGGATGCGGTTAGCAAAACGCCAACCAAAGAGGTGCCCAGTCGTCAGAGGCTAAATGGGTTTAATCGTTGAATAAAATGTCGTGAAAATTGACTAATGTCGAGTTTTCAATTGAGATTGCGCAGATGTTAACTGTTTAACACACTTTACACATTACATTTTAAAAATAGGAAAAAGGAGAAAAAGGAGGAAAATGGATGATGTCATCACCATCCATTCGGATCTAAAAGGTTTCGATTTAGAAGCTATTACGCTATCTAAGTGAATAGGCTACCATTCATCCATAGATGCGCAGCAATGCTGGCGATATACCCAAGTGCAATCACAGGTGCCCACTTTAGATGGCCAAAGAACGTGTATTGTCCTCTTGCCGCCCCCATTAACGCAACACCTGCTGCCGAACCAATAGACAGTAAGCTACCGCCAACCCCTGCGGTTAAAGTAACGAGTAACCAGTTGCCCATTGACATGCTCGGCTCCATGGTTAATACGGCAAACATGACGGGAATATTATCGACGATGGCTGAGAGAATACCGACCATCACGTTGGCCCAAATAGGGTTCCACTCGGTATACATCACGTTAGAAACCAATCCGAGGTAGCCAAGTAGACTAAGCCCACCGACACACATTACCACGCCATAGAAGAACAGCAGAGTATCCCACTCGGCACGAGATATACGATTGAAGACGTCAAATGGCACTACCGAGCCTAGTCGTTTCAACGCGTAATCATCCCCATTAGCAATCGCCATGGCCGCTTTTTTCGCCAGTGAGTGTTTGAGGGTTTTCCGTAGGAAGTAACCAAAGAATTGTAAGTACGCCAACCCCATCATCATGCCGATCACAGGAGGGAAGTGAAGCACAGCATGGAAAGAAACCGCCGTTGCTATAGTGAGGATGAACAGACCGACGATGCGTCGTGCCCCTCGTTTTAGCTCGATGTGCTCGTGAACAGTGTTGGGTTTAGCATTGGGGACAAACATCGCTATAATGAATGCAGGAATGAGGTAGTTGATCAGTGATGGCACAAAAAGAGGGAGAAACTCAATAAAGTTGACGTGCCCGGCTTGCCAAACCATCAGAGTAGTAATATCACCAAATGGACTGAACGCACCGCCGGCGTTGGCTGCAATCACGATGTTGATGCAAGCAAGGTTGACGAAACGAGGGTTGTCGCCAGAGACTTTCATCACCACCGCACACATTAACAGTGCTGTTGTTAGGTTATCTGCGATAGGTGAGATAACAAACGCCAGTCCTCCTGTTATCCAAAATAGTTTTTTGAAATTGAAGCCTTTTCCTACCATCCAAGCCTGCAGAGCATCAAACAGCCGACGCTCTTCCATCGCATTGATGTACGTCATCGCGACGAGTAGGAACAACAGCAGCTCCGCGTATTCGAGTAAGTTATGTTCTAGTGCCGCTTTGGCTATTTCAGCTTGGTTGTGTTGAGCGAATGTGTAGCCAATCAGAATCCATATTAACCCCGCAGCAAGCAATACCGGTTTTGACTTACGCATTTGTAAGTACTCTTCAAGCATTACCAAGATATAGGCAATCGTAAAGAGTATGAGTGCGGCATAACCGACGGTTGAATTGATAAGGTTGAGGTCACTTGAGGTCGCTGCAAAGCTCGAACTTGAAACGAACAAACAGCAAAAAGCGACAATAGGATAGATTGACATAGACATTTCTCCTTGTCTGGCTGGAGAAATAGTAGTCACAAATTAGAGGGTTAAGTGTGAGAGAGTTCGAATTAACGTGAGGTGTTAGCGATAGATTTGAGTGTTTGCGATAAAGGTAGCTTGCGCCACTACTTTCTGAGTGACGCAATGCTCGCTGCGCCAAATAAAATTGCTGCAGCGTATAAACCGTAAGTTAGCCAGTGGCTAATTTCTAAAAAAGGAACGAGTCCTTGACCTGCCCACATACTGCCTCCGTTTAATGAGCGGTGATTCATTAAGATTGAATCTAAATGAAATGAACATTGTTTTTGTGAGTGAAAGCAAATTACAAAATATTAGAGATAGGAATATTTGTGACTGAGATAGATGTCTCATTTCTAGGAGGCTTGCTCTAACTCGAAAGAGTTAGAGCAAGTGGAAATAGAAACTGAATCGATTTAGCAAAGCTATCTTGCTTTGTAAAGTAACGGCTAGCAAAGCGACAGTCAGTAAACTGATAGCTAGTAAATCTATAGCGAGTAAATCAATAGTTAGAAAAGTAATAACTAGCGAAGTAGAAGCTTTTCAACGGCGTTGCTTCAATACCCTTTACAAGCAGTAGGGTGACGATGATGGTGGCTGGGTAGATAAATGCATCTTTTGCGAGCTGGTTTAGCCCAAGCATACCAGCGACGTTCATCATCATGATGATCACCAATAAGTGACTCACGTAAATTCCCAAGATACTTGGTGACCATTTGAAGACCCAAGGCATATTGCCAAAATTTGGATGAGCCAATAGCCACATGAATACGCCAAGTGCCCAAATCACAGTGCCAAACAAAAAGTCGTGAGAGTTAAAGGCAATGTCGTAATTTATCAGGTAATACGCTTCACCAAAATGGAGTGCCATGCCCGCAAGAATGACGCGAATGGTATTGTTACGCGACCACTGCCATTGATGTGCTCTTACTAAATAGCCTAATACCACTAATAAGGTGCTAAAAAATGGGCCATTACGGGTAAAGAATGGCGTTGGCAGTTCCGTGATCGTGATGTAACTGCCTGCGAACACGCCGTAGAGATAAAGTAGTACTGCGGTCGGGAGTAGCAACTGCGCCATGCCGATATGAACCAGAAATGCGATTATCGCTACCGCAATGACAAGTGCAGGAATAAACCACAAATGTACTAACCCCCCCTCTAAGAGTGAGTTGAACGGGTTTAACATCAAGTAGTCCCAGTATGCTTGTCGCTCGACAAGGTAACCAGACTCTGCCACGGCTTGCCAACGAAACGGCACGAGCAAACAAATTGCGCTCCAGACTAGCCAGATTTTAAGTAGAGGCTGAGCATAGTTTTTGAGTGTTTCTATTGGATTGTCACTAAGTTTTGGCTGGATTAAATAACCAGAGATAAGAAAAAACAAAGGAACAGCAAAGCGAGCCAATTGGTTGAGCATATATCCGAGCCAAGGAACGCCATCCCATTGCCAATAGGTGAGTGCCATTTGGCAGTGAAGACCGACGATCGCAATCATCGCGATGATGCGGGAAAATTCTAAACTGGCAATTTTATTTGTCGTTGCCATAAGTGCTTACCTAATTAAAATGAAAAATCGTAACGAACCTAACAGTTAGCAGCTTGGTTCGCGCAGGAAAAAATCAATTCATGAGTGATTGAGTGTGTGCAATTTCTCAAATTCAGACATAGGTCAAATTTCGAAAACGTCAGTGTATTTTGATTTCAATGTATTGAGGCCTAAAGGAGTAACTAAGAATGATTTTCGTTAGCGGATAGAGACAAAAATGGTCTAGCTACGGAATTATTTCTTGAATAAAAGCACGATCGTGCTAAAAATAGTGTCATGAACAAAGGAAAAGTAACCAAAGAGCTAATTCTGCAACGTGCATTTCAGCTTGCGAGTGAAAACGGCTTAGAGAGCCTTACTATTGGTGAGCTAGCCAAGCAGTGTGGTATGTCGAAAAGCGGTTTATTTGCTCACTTCAATTCCAAACTGAATCTTCAGCTATCGGTGTTGGAGTTTGCCAATCAGGTCTTCGCAGAGCGTGTTATTGCGCCTGCGCGTGAGCTCGGTGACAGTAACATTGAACGTAAACTACGTGGTTTGTTGGACACTTGGATGACGTGGAATCACTCATTTCAAGGCAGTTGTATGTTCTTAGACGCATGGAATGATACGGCTGACGAAGATTGTATGTTGCAAGCTGCATTACGTAAATCGATTGATACTTGGTTGAATTACCTAGAAATTCAGTTCAAGAAAGGCAAAGAAAACCAAGAGTTTGTCGCGGATTTAGATACGAGACAAGCAACCTTTGATTTGTACGGGCAGTATTTAAGTGCGCACGTGTTTTATTCAATCAAAGGTAAAGAGGAGAGCCAGAGGTTGTTCTGGCAAGGCATCGATAACTTGTTTCTTCGATGCAAGCGCTAGCCCCGCTGTAACGG
This genomic interval carries:
- a CDS encoding YitT family protein gives rise to the protein MDKDHSLRENLLALTLGSALVSLGVIFFNKVGLLTGGTAGLAIFLTKISDFSFGQVFFALNLPFYILSVMRMDWRFTINTFIAVSIVSFAVDHLHHVIEISRIEPVYAALLGGGLIGMGMLVIFRHKMSLGGFNILALYLQERFGIRAGKVQMGLDCTIVVMSLFIVDVYLIALSVLGAIATNLILAMNHKPGRYQPKPQAV
- the nhaD gene encoding sodium:proton antiporter NhaD, with protein sequence MSIYPIVAFCCLFVSSSSFAATSSDLNLINSTVGYAALILFTIAYILVMLEEYLQMRKSKPVLLAAGLIWILIGYTFAQHNQAEIAKAALEHNLLEYAELLLFLLVAMTYINAMEERRLFDALQAWMVGKGFNFKKLFWITGGLAFVISPIADNLTTALLMCAVVMKVSGDNPRFVNLACINIVIAANAGGAFSPFGDITTLMVWQAGHVNFIEFLPLFVPSLINYLIPAFIIAMFVPNAKPNTVHEHIELKRGARRIVGLFILTIATAVSFHAVLHFPPVIGMMMGLAYLQFFGYFLRKTLKHSLAKKAAMAIANGDDYALKRLGSVVPFDVFNRISRAEWDTLLFFYGVVMCVGGLSLLGYLGLVSNVMYTEWNPIWANVMVGILSAIVDNIPVMFAVLTMEPSMSMGNWLLVTLTAGVGGSLLSIGSAAGVALMGAARGQYTFFGHLKWAPVIALGYIASIAAHLWMNGSLFT
- a CDS encoding acyltransferase produces the protein MATTNKIASLEFSRIIAMIAIVGLHCQMALTYWQWDGVPWLGYMLNQLARFAVPLFFLISGYLIQPKLSDNPIETLKNYAQPLLKIWLVWSAICLLVPFRWQAVAESGYLVERQAYWDYLMLNPFNSLLEGGLVHLWFIPALVIAVAIIAFLVHIGMAQLLLPTAVLLYLYGVFAGSYITITELPTPFFTRNGPFFSTLLVVLGYLVRAHQWQWSRNNTIRVILAGMALHFGEAYYLINYDIAFNSHDFLFGTVIWALGVFMWLLAHPNFGNMPWVFKWSPSILGIYVSHLLVIIMMMNVAGMLGLNQLAKDAFIYPATIIVTLLLVKGIEATPLKSFYFASYYFSNY
- a CDS encoding TetR/AcrR family transcriptional regulator; the encoded protein is MNKGKVTKELILQRAFQLASENGLESLTIGELAKQCGMSKSGLFAHFNSKLNLQLSVLEFANQVFAERVIAPARELGDSNIERKLRGLLDTWMTWNHSFQGSCMFLDAWNDTADEDCMLQAALRKSIDTWLNYLEIQFKKGKENQEFVADLDTRQATFDLYGQYLSAHVFYSIKGKEESQRLFWQGIDNLFLRCKR